The Toxorhynchites rutilus septentrionalis strain SRP chromosome 3, ASM2978413v1, whole genome shotgun sequence genome includes a region encoding these proteins:
- the LOC129775941 gene encoding uncharacterized protein LOC129775941, with amino-acid sequence MDELGWVLMNHNLITRNEPIQQHANGNRPNHFKLNMERLCNLLEQQEQNNHAELTSKKQNKFLRMLDAILQNDIVLKEIKEMVAANRLLSEIRYVTTVERMLKHNLDPSLRCCFVCREYFRTADEYTSHFEKLHGEKFLIVAAVDRFQTSQKFNVLHHYNALNPVTIFTICNVYHTALIKKKQEKTGLIFYNKVYNLPLSTKIGEPLYRLDMEWLIHIRQKKCLTLEFNILYFLVPLSSWRI; translated from the exons ATGGACGAGTTGGGCTGGGTGCTGATGAACCACAATTTGATAACACGTAATGAGCCAATCCAACAGCATGCCAATGGTAATCGACCAAATCATTTTAAATTGAACATGGAGCGGTTGTGCAACCTACTGGAGCAGCAAGAACAGAACAATCACGCTG agttgacttccaaaaagcaaaacaaattcctgcgtatgctggatgcaattttacaaaacgacaTAGTTTTGAAGGAAATTAAAGAGATGGTAGCGGCGAATCGACTTCTATCGGAAATTCGTTATGTGACTACGGTGGAACGTATGCTGAAACACAATTTGGACCCCTCTTTGCGCTGCTGCTTTGTATGCCGAGAGTATTTCCGCACTGCCGATGAGTATACcagtcatttcgaaaaattgcacggtgagaaatttcttattgttgcggcggtggatcgatttcagactagtcaaaagttcaacgttctacatcactacaatgcccttaatccggtgacaatattcacgatttgcaacgtataccacacagccctaataaaaaaaaaacaagaaaagacgggtctaatattttacaataaagtCTACAAtctaccactttccacgaaaatcggagaaccactatatcggttagacatggaatggctgatacatATAAGGCAGAAAAAATGTTTAACTTTGGAATTCAACATCCTATATTTCCTCGTACCATTAAGTTCATGGCGCATTTGA